In Garciella nitratireducens DSM 15102, a single window of DNA contains:
- the fliE gene encoding flagellar hook-basal body complex protein FliE, with protein sequence MKINPATQAYISHIQGINPVYTKEDADFNSSKKIDFSTLFQKKLQEINGLQLQADRANQELVTGEAEDLYSVLLTTEEARLALEIAMQVRNKMIDSYKEINSIQL encoded by the coding sequence ATGAAAATCAACCCAGCTACTCAAGCCTATATTTCTCATATACAAGGAATAAATCCTGTATATACAAAGGAAGATGCAGATTTTAATTCAAGTAAAAAAATAGATTTTAGTACATTGTTCCAGAAAAAATTACAGGAAATAAATGGCTTACAACTACAAGCTGATAGGGCAAATCAAGAATTAGTTACTGGAGAGGCAGAAGATCTTTATTCGGTTTTATTAACAACAGAGGAGGCACGATTGGCTCTAGAAATTGCTATGCAAGTGCGAAATAAAATGATAGATTCTTATAAAGAAATCAATAGTATACAATTGTAA
- the flgB gene encoding flagellar basal body rod protein FlgB, with protein MNILQNDMTYGLLKNALGASQLRQETIANNIANINTPNYKASRVIFEEELQRVLQRGGSIGLKATHFNHIGISKQTVEPKIIKDTAASMRNDGNNVDIDLEMANLAANQLLYNALIQQSNGKISTLRYIIHEGRS; from the coding sequence ATGAATATTTTACAAAATGATATGACCTATGGATTGTTAAAAAATGCACTAGGAGCATCCCAATTAAGACAAGAAACAATAGCAAATAATATTGCCAATATAAATACTCCTAATTACAAAGCCAGTCGAGTAATTTTTGAAGAAGAATTACAAAGAGTATTGCAAAGAGGGGGTTCTATTGGTTTAAAGGCAACTCATTTTAATCATATTGGGATCTCCAAACAGACAGTAGAACCAAAGATAATAAAAGATACTGCTGCTAGTATGAGAAATGATGGGAATAATGTAGATATTGATTTAGAGATGGCAAATTTAGCAGCCAATCAACTTTTATACAATGCTCTTATTCAACAAAGCAACGGGAAAATTTCTACTTTACGATATATTATTCATGAGGGGAGAAGCTAG
- the fliD gene encoding flagellar filament capping protein FliD encodes MGIQIGGLASGLDTDAIVKELMQAEQVRVDKVEQDKTLAEWTRDAYNDINQKFAEFIISTRESFGLTDSSSGVLLNKSVSSLKWIKGANSSNATVAQVSARADAVNGTYQINVKQLATNWSAASGGAISENAIHGDRSNLQSQFALEENDKIHFEIATQNKSIEVFIDNITGIESNSYVQIKDKEGNIINRIDLEGDTSNISLNDLVKQINQTNIGVTAIYDETIDRFFLQTSETGLENTIQIIEYDVDGVPISGGGFFNKLNLQYNNNGKIENIILNTQYAGQNAIIDFGAAQNISQSSNQFTINNIHFDLKSTGLTTVMVSTNEDAVIEKITDFVDKYNDLVEEVNKLLSQKRYREYPPLTKAQRDEMKEKEIELWEEKAKSGLLRNDSIIHRTLQRMRSGLYEKVQGMEGDLDALTKIGITTQTYSSGSAGGKLTIDEKKLREAIRKDVDGVIQLLFKQPDPSITEETEKRENTGLISRLYGDLITGMKEIIAKAGPGDDSELYRNVNSSMLIDFVTNQSSISMLDKNIINYEKRILDLERRFKDIESRYWSQFTAMEKALASMNAQSNWLYQQLGM; translated from the coding sequence ATGGGGATACAAATTGGAGGATTGGCGTCTGGATTAGATACAGATGCTATTGTAAAAGAATTGATGCAAGCTGAGCAAGTAAGAGTAGATAAGGTAGAACAAGATAAAACTTTAGCGGAATGGACAAGGGATGCTTATAATGATATCAATCAAAAGTTTGCGGAATTTATCATAAGTACTCGAGAATCCTTTGGTTTAACAGACAGTAGTAGTGGAGTTTTGTTGAATAAGTCAGTGAGTAGTTTGAAGTGGATCAAAGGAGCTAATTCTAGTAACGCTACAGTCGCCCAAGTGAGTGCACGAGCAGATGCAGTGAATGGAACCTATCAAATAAATGTAAAACAATTAGCAACAAATTGGTCAGCAGCTAGTGGGGGGGCAATTTCTGAAAATGCTATTCATGGAGATAGATCTAACCTTCAATCTCAATTTGCATTAGAGGAGAACGATAAGATTCATTTTGAGATTGCTACCCAAAATAAAAGTATAGAAGTCTTTATTGATAATATAACTGGGATAGAGTCAAATTCTTATGTGCAGATAAAAGATAAGGAAGGAAATATTATTAATAGAATTGATTTAGAAGGAGATACTTCTAATATTTCTCTAAACGATTTAGTAAAACAAATCAATCAGACAAATATAGGAGTAACAGCTATTTATGATGAAACCATTGATCGATTTTTTTTACAGACCAGTGAAACAGGATTAGAGAATACCATTCAGATAATAGAATATGATGTGGATGGGGTTCCAATAAGTGGGGGAGGTTTTTTTAATAAACTAAATTTACAGTATAATAATAATGGAAAAATAGAAAATATAATTTTAAATACACAATATGCTGGACAAAATGCGATTATTGATTTTGGAGCAGCTCAAAATATTTCTCAATCTTCTAATCAATTCACCATTAATAATATTCACTTTGACTTAAAATCTACTGGGCTGACCACAGTAATGGTTTCTACCAATGAAGATGCTGTAATAGAAAAAATTACAGATTTTGTAGATAAATACAATGACCTTGTGGAAGAAGTCAATAAGTTGTTAAGCCAAAAGAGATATCGAGAGTATCCTCCTCTTACAAAGGCTCAAAGGGATGAAATGAAAGAAAAAGAAATTGAACTTTGGGAGGAAAAGGCCAAAAGTGGACTTCTTCGAAACGATTCTATTATTCATCGAACTCTGCAGAGAATGCGTAGTGGTTTATATGAAAAAGTACAAGGAATGGAAGGGGATTTGGATGCTTTAACAAAAATTGGAATTACTACACAAACTTATAGCAGTGGCTCTGCAGGAGGAAAGTTAACTATAGATGAAAAAAAATTACGAGAAGCCATACGGAAAGATGTGGATGGAGTAATTCAATTACTTTTTAAACAACCTGACCCGAGTATTACGGAGGAAACGGAAAAGAGAGAAAATACAGGATTGATAAGTAGATTATATGGAGATTTAATCACGGGAATGAAAGAAATTATTGCTAAAGCAGGTCCGGGAGATGATTCAGAACTATACCGAAATGTTAATTCTAGCATGTTGATAGATTTTGTTACCAATCAGAGTAGCATTAGTATGCTGGATAAAAATATTATAAATTATGAAAAAAGAATTTTAGATTTAGAAAGACGCTTTAAAGATATAGAGTCTCGATATTGGAGTCAGTTTACTGCAATGGAAAAGGCTTTAGCTAGCATGAATGCCCAAAGCAATTGGCTTTATCAGCAATTAGGAATGTAA
- the fliS gene encoding flagellar export chaperone FliS translates to MHSNRSIAYQTYQQNQINTASQGKLLLMLYDGALKFLRLSMRSLEEKNFEKTNEYLKKTQDIIRELMATIDFEAGEIAQNLYSLYEFMDRELVQANIKKDMERIKNIQQMMQDLRITWAQVI, encoded by the coding sequence ATGCATTCCAATAGATCGATTGCTTATCAAACTTATCAACAAAATCAAATAAATACAGCTTCTCAGGGGAAATTACTTTTAATGCTTTATGATGGAGCATTAAAGTTTTTAAGATTATCTATGCGATCTTTAGAAGAAAAAAATTTTGAAAAGACTAACGAATATTTAAAAAAAACGCAAGATATTATTCGGGAATTAATGGCTACTATAGATTTTGAGGCGGGAGAGATTGCTCAAAATTTATACAGCCTTTATGAATTTATGGATCGAGAGCTGGTCCAAGCAAATATAAAGAAGGATATGGAAAGGATAAAAAATATACAGCAAATGATGCAGGATTTAAGAATTACCTGGGCTCAAGTTATATGA
- the flgL gene encoding flagellar hook-associated protein FlgL: MRVTNQGMLNNYLNNLNRNLTQMSKYQNQLSSGKEMSRPSDDPFAVTKAMSLTTTIHQNQQYLRNIEDSMGWVDMTDSTLGNLGDVLNRIRELVVQGANGPLSDTDRGAVQDEVEQLVDQIAQIGNSNYDGRYIFGGQATTQPPFKVGQYGLEYNGANEDQNQMLVREISPNVTMEINVPGNWIIQGRNQEIPIDLPTTLNSIVDALETGDTKRLGGELLQQLDKHMDNILSIRSEMGAKYNRLEAAQSKNEYETLNMTKLLSKTEDIDFAEKIMQYMNMQSVYMASLATGAKILQPTLLDFLG; this comes from the coding sequence ATGAGAGTGACCAATCAAGGAATGCTCAATAATTATTTAAATAATTTAAATCGAAATTTAACGCAAATGTCCAAATATCAAAATCAATTATCTTCTGGAAAAGAGATGAGTAGACCATCAGATGATCCTTTTGCAGTAACCAAAGCAATGTCTTTAACTACAACGATTCATCAAAATCAACAATATCTTAGAAATATCGAAGATTCTATGGGATGGGTAGATATGACCGATTCTACACTAGGAAATTTGGGGGATGTTTTAAATCGAATTAGGGAATTAGTGGTCCAGGGAGCCAATGGACCCTTGTCAGATACGGATCGTGGAGCAGTACAGGATGAAGTAGAGCAATTGGTAGATCAAATCGCTCAAATAGGAAATAGTAACTATGATGGGAGATATATCTTTGGAGGACAGGCAACCACTCAGCCTCCTTTTAAAGTGGGGCAGTATGGATTAGAATATAATGGGGCAAATGAGGACCAAAATCAAATGTTAGTTAGAGAGATTTCTCCAAATGTTACTATGGAAATCAATGTACCTGGAAATTGGATTATACAAGGTAGAAATCAAGAAATACCTATAGATTTACCTACTACTTTGAATTCTATTGTGGATGCCTTAGAAACGGGAGATACCAAAAGGTTAGGAGGAGAATTGTTGCAACAATTAGATAAACATATGGATAATATTTTATCTATACGTTCTGAAATGGGAGCTAAATACAATCGATTAGAAGCAGCACAATCTAAAAATGAATACGAAACCTTAAATATGACAAAATTATTATCTAAAACTGAAGATATCGATTTTGCAGAAAAAATTATGCAATATATGAATATGCAAAGTGTATATATGGCATCTCTAGCTACTGGAGCTAAAATCCTTCAACCCACATTATTAGATTTTTTAGGATAA
- a CDS encoding flagellin — translation MRINHNIAALNTYRQLNAANNAQQKSMEKLSSGLRINSAADDAAGLTISEKMRGQIRGLDQAQSNAQDGISLIQTAEGALNETQNILQRMRELAVQASNDTNTADDRAEIQKEIDQLTLEIDRIGESTEFNTKKLLNGQAGITSSAQTATVADVTDITIKGTNPAATTLTAEELNAAISKVDAGTKTEAGVYEVVVTANATAATLDDGGVSAADASVSSDTTITINGVNISLKATDTEQDIIDKINNASEKTGVIAIDQGSGAGLKLTQKEVGSSKSISVTGANADLQSLGLTDSTTATALSSNGTDATGTINGSAATGIGNTLILNKSGDAADGISVKISDDLVVSAGKSLTFNAVIDNTNVVDLQIGANNSAEQSLSIDIRDMRAKALGVDSINVTSATTAKNAIDTIDEAIKAVSSERSKLGAYQNRLEHTINNLGTSSENLTAAESRIRDVDMAKEMMEQTKNSILAQAAQAMLAQANQQPQGVLQLLR, via the coding sequence ATGAGAATCAATCATAACATTGCAGCCCTGAATACTTATCGTCAGTTAAACGCTGCAAATAATGCACAGCAAAAATCAATGGAGAAATTATCTTCAGGTCTTCGTATTAATAGTGCAGCAGATGATGCAGCCGGTCTTACTATTTCTGAAAAAATGCGAGGACAAATTCGAGGATTGGACCAAGCACAGAGCAATGCGCAAGATGGGATTTCTTTGATTCAAACAGCAGAAGGAGCACTAAATGAAACACAAAATATCCTTCAACGTATGCGTGAATTAGCCGTTCAAGCATCGAATGATACAAATACGGCAGATGATCGTGCAGAGATCCAAAAGGAAATTGATCAGTTAACTTTAGAAATAGATAGAATTGGGGAATCTACTGAATTTAATACTAAGAAATTATTAAATGGGCAAGCAGGAATAACTTCTTCTGCTCAAACAGCTACAGTGGCAGATGTAACTGATATCACTATTAAAGGAACAAATCCAGCTGCTACTACATTGACTGCTGAAGAATTAAATGCAGCAATTAGTAAAGTTGATGCAGGAACAAAAACAGAAGCGGGAGTTTATGAAGTGGTTGTTACTGCAAATGCAACTGCTGCTACTTTGGATGACGGAGGAGTAAGTGCTGCTGATGCATCAGTAAGCAGTGATACCACAATTACAATCAATGGAGTAAATATTTCATTAAAAGCTACTGATACAGAACAAGATATTATTGATAAGATTAATAATGCATCAGAAAAAACAGGAGTAATTGCAATAGATCAAGGCTCTGGTGCTGGGTTAAAACTTACTCAAAAAGAGGTAGGAAGTTCAAAATCCATTAGTGTAACAGGTGCTAATGCAGATTTGCAATCTTTAGGATTAACCGATAGTACAACAGCGACTGCATTATCTTCTAACGGAACTGATGCCACAGGTACTATTAATGGTTCTGCAGCTACAGGAATAGGGAATACGCTTATTCTTAACAAATCAGGGGATGCTGCAGATGGAATTAGTGTTAAAATTTCTGATGACTTAGTAGTATCTGCAGGAAAAAGTTTAACATTTAATGCGGTTATTGATAATACAAATGTGGTAGATTTACAAATTGGTGCTAATAATTCTGCTGAACAAAGTTTATCCATTGATATTAGAGATATGAGAGCTAAGGCTTTAGGAGTTGATAGTATTAATGTAACAAGTGCAACAACTGCTAAAAATGCGATTGATACTATCGATGAAGCTATCAAAGCTGTATCAAGCGAACGTTCTAAATTGGGTGCTTATCAAAATCGTTTAGAACATACTATTAATAACTTAGGAACATCTTCTGAAAACTTAACTGCAGCAGAATCTCGTATTCGTGATGTAGATATGGCAAAAGAAATGATGGAACAAACAAAGAATTCCATTTTAGCACAAGCAGCACAAGCAATGTTGGCACAAGCCAATCAGCAACCACAAGGAGTTTTACAACTTCTTCGATAA
- the fliF gene encoding flagellar basal-body MS-ring/collar protein FliF: protein MEKIKELFDKIKKGWKGLSKSKKYAIIIILCSLIIAMIVYYCVFGKKKYVPIFTNLEMDDSAEIVKTLDEKKITDYKIEDDGSTILVPEDQVDKLRLDLAMDGVVPNNGQGFELFDESSSTMTDEDRKILYQRALEGELQRSIQTLEEIEKARVHLTLSEDTVFTKEKQPASASIILDLKPGKELSTEQVKGIISLISGAVKNLPEENVRVVDSKANLLSQNIISSEGDSSLSSANSIERMDTERNFEKNLEEDLKKMLEQTFGVGKVLVKVNADLNFDSQESTVITYDPKEVIRSQQVQINQGKAGTAAGGDSPIDNNTQNYVDENVDTILEEENTRSYSSTTNTEVGETTTHTIKAPGEVKRLSTSVVYDGTLTPETQQAMENIIIAATGYDIDRGDMINVEGIPFDTSYQDQLLEEMEKEEALLAEQKQARKRAILYGTIAAGIIIITLIVFAIIHHKRKKEEEIDLPLIDTKIDEPIPVQEVQPEPIVDLETKETTEEKSVKEYAQKHPDKMAELIRAWIAEDKR, encoded by the coding sequence ATGGAGAAAATAAAAGAATTATTCGACAAAATAAAAAAAGGATGGAAGGGACTGAGTAAATCTAAAAAATATGCAATTATCATAATTTTATGTTCTCTAATTATTGCTATGATTGTTTATTATTGTGTATTTGGTAAGAAAAAATATGTACCGATATTTACCAATCTTGAGATGGATGATTCTGCAGAAATTGTAAAAACTCTTGATGAAAAAAAAATTACTGACTATAAAATAGAAGACGATGGATCTACTATATTAGTTCCAGAAGATCAAGTGGATAAGCTTCGTTTGGATTTAGCAATGGATGGAGTAGTTCCCAATAATGGACAAGGATTTGAGCTTTTTGATGAGTCAAGTTCTACAATGACTGATGAAGATCGAAAAATTCTTTATCAAAGAGCGTTAGAGGGTGAGTTACAACGATCAATTCAAACCTTAGAAGAAATTGAAAAAGCAAGAGTTCATCTTACTTTATCAGAAGATACAGTTTTTACCAAAGAAAAACAACCTGCATCTGCTTCTATTATATTGGATTTAAAACCAGGAAAAGAGCTTTCTACTGAACAAGTGAAGGGGATTATTTCTTTAATATCGGGAGCGGTAAAAAATTTGCCGGAGGAAAATGTTCGAGTAGTAGATTCTAAAGCTAATTTATTAAGTCAAAATATTATAAGTTCAGAGGGAGATTCTTCGTTGTCTTCTGCTAATTCTATTGAACGAATGGATACCGAGCGAAATTTTGAAAAGAATCTTGAAGAAGATTTAAAAAAGATGTTAGAACAAACATTTGGAGTCGGAAAGGTTTTAGTCAAGGTTAATGCGGATTTGAATTTTGATTCTCAAGAAAGTACGGTGATTACTTATGATCCAAAAGAAGTGATTCGTAGCCAACAAGTACAGATTAATCAAGGAAAAGCGGGTACAGCAGCGGGAGGGGATAGCCCTATTGATAATAATACTCAAAACTATGTAGATGAAAATGTAGACACTATTTTAGAAGAAGAAAATACACGTTCCTATTCTTCTACTACCAATACTGAAGTAGGAGAAACTACTACTCATACGATAAAGGCTCCTGGGGAAGTAAAACGTCTTTCTACTTCTGTAGTATATGATGGAACTTTGACTCCAGAAACTCAACAAGCGATGGAAAATATTATCATTGCAGCTACTGGTTATGATATTGATCGGGGAGATATGATCAATGTAGAAGGGATTCCTTTTGATACTTCTTATCAGGATCAATTATTAGAGGAAATGGAAAAAGAAGAAGCATTATTAGCGGAACAAAAGCAAGCTCGTAAACGAGCGATTTTGTATGGGACTATTGCTGCAGGGATAATCATAATTACACTTATTGTATTTGCGATCATTCATCATAAAAGAAAAAAAGAAGAAGAAATAGATCTTCCATTGATAGATACGAAAATTGATGAACCAATACCTGTTCAAGAGGTTCAACCAGAACCTATTGTAGATCTGGAAACAAAGGAAACGACAGAAGAAAAAAGTGTAAAAGAGTATGCACAAAAACATCCAGATAAAATGGCAGAATTAATTAGAGCATGGATTGCCGAAGACAAGAGGTGA
- the csrA gene encoding carbon storage regulator CsrA → MLVVTRKIEEGIIIDENIEITVLGIEDGRVKLGIQAPKDKKIYRQEIYQAVKQENQQAIHIHKNILNRLPKKQ, encoded by the coding sequence ATGTTGGTGGTAACAAGAAAAATAGAAGAAGGAATCATTATAGATGAAAATATAGAGATTACCGTATTAGGGATAGAAGATGGAAGGGTAAAGTTGGGAATTCAAGCTCCTAAGGATAAAAAAATCTATCGACAGGAAATCTATCAAGCTGTTAAACAAGAAAATCAACAAGCCATCCATATCCATAAAAATATTTTAAATCGATTGCCAAAAAAACAATAA
- the fliG gene encoding flagellar motor switch protein FliG: MKQQTKLSGVQKAAILMIALGPDISSNILKKLPDNMIEKITYEIANTPHITSQQRNEVLKEFMDMSLAHDYISEGGLDYARNLLTKALGSQRAKEIIDTVSEITQQRRPLEIARKADAQQLFNTISKEHPQTIALILCYLQPDKAASILSGLPQDLQSDVAYRVATMQRTSPKVIKQVESVLEKKLSSLIGNEYANVGGVDTLVGILNSSDRGTEKNILEELESKQPELAEQVREGLFVFEDITLLDNTAIQRVLREVDNRDLALALKGSSEDVANVIYKNLSKRAAETLKEDIDFMGPVRLSEVETAQQKIVSVIRMLDEAGEIIISRGGEDDIVL; encoded by the coding sequence ATGAAACAACAAACTAAATTGAGTGGAGTACAAAAGGCAGCGATTCTAATGATTGCACTTGGCCCAGATATTTCTTCTAATATATTAAAAAAATTACCTGATAATATGATAGAAAAGATAACTTATGAAATTGCAAATACTCCTCATATTACTTCTCAACAGAGAAATGAAGTTTTAAAAGAATTTATGGACATGAGTTTGGCGCATGATTATATTTCTGAGGGAGGGCTTGACTATGCAAGGAATCTTTTAACCAAAGCTTTAGGGAGCCAAAGAGCCAAGGAAATTATTGATACAGTATCTGAAATTACCCAACAACGTAGACCTCTTGAAATAGCAAGGAAAGCGGATGCCCAGCAGTTATTTAATACTATATCAAAAGAGCATCCTCAAACCATTGCTTTAATTCTTTGTTATTTACAACCGGATAAAGCGGCTTCTATCCTATCAGGCCTTCCTCAAGATTTACAAAGTGATGTTGCTTATCGAGTAGCTACGATGCAAAGAACTTCTCCGAAGGTAATAAAACAGGTAGAATCAGTATTAGAAAAAAAGCTTTCTTCATTGATTGGAAATGAATATGCTAATGTTGGAGGGGTAGATACTTTAGTAGGAATTCTTAATTCTTCTGATAGAGGAACAGAAAAGAATATCTTAGAGGAATTAGAGAGCAAGCAACCAGAACTAGCAGAACAAGTAAGAGAAGGTTTATTTGTATTTGAAGATATTACTTTATTAGATAATACAGCAATTCAGAGAGTATTAAGAGAAGTAGATAATCGTGATCTTGCTCTTGCATTAAAAGGATCTTCCGAAGATGTAGCAAATGTAATTTATAAAAATCTTTCCAAAAGAGCAGCGGAAACTCTTAAAGAAGATATTGATTTTATGGGTCCTGTAAGATTATCAGAAGTAGAAACGGCACAACAAAAAATAGTAAGTGTGATTCGTATGTTAGATGAAGCAGGAGAAATTATTATATCAAGAGGTGGAGAGGATGACATTGTCTTATAG
- the flgC gene encoding flagellar basal body rod protein FlgC, producing MQVFDTMGISATGLAAERLRMDIISSNIANANTTRTEEGGPYIRKIPVFQEKFQDEVNKRTGTLERVSKGVKAVEIVDDDSQLQRVYDPSHPDADEEGYVVRPNVNILNEMVDLIAATRAYEANVTVMNASKDMMLKTLEIGKG from the coding sequence ATGCAAGTTTTTGATACCATGGGGATCAGTGCTACAGGTTTAGCTGCAGAACGATTGAGAATGGATATTATTTCTTCCAATATTGCAAATGCAAATACCACCCGCACAGAAGAAGGGGGACCTTATATTCGAAAAATTCCCGTTTTTCAAGAAAAATTTCAAGATGAAGTTAATAAAAGAACAGGGACTTTAGAACGAGTGAGCAAAGGAGTTAAGGCAGTAGAAATTGTAGATGATGATAGCCAATTACAAAGAGTGTATGATCCTTCTCATCCTGATGCAGATGAAGAAGGCTATGTAGTAAGACCTAATGTAAATATTCTAAATGAAATGGTAGATTTGATTGCAGCTACTAGGGCTTACGAGGCAAATGTTACGGTTATGAATGCTAGTAAGGATATGATGTTAAAAACATTAGAAATTGGTAAAGGATAA
- the fliW gene encoding flagellar assembly protein FliW, whose amino-acid sequence MNIYTKYFGNIKIDPRKIITFPKGIPAFEKSKQYVLLEIEENDNFQCLQSIENVEVAFFLIVPWNFFPDYELNIPQEDLKELKITKIEQVALYNIVSISENLQKMTANLLAPIVINQETLQGKQVILHQENYHTKHPLLFDEKKEEV is encoded by the coding sequence ATGAATATTTATACTAAATATTTTGGAAATATAAAAATTGATCCAAGAAAAATTATCACCTTTCCCAAGGGAATTCCTGCCTTTGAGAAAAGCAAACAATATGTGCTTCTTGAGATAGAAGAGAATGATAACTTTCAATGCTTACAAAGCATTGAAAATGTTGAAGTTGCTTTTTTCTTGATTGTTCCTTGGAATTTTTTCCCGGATTATGAATTGAATATCCCTCAAGAGGATTTAAAAGAATTAAAAATTACAAAGATAGAACAAGTAGCTTTATATAATATTGTTAGCATTTCTGAGAATCTTCAGAAAATGACAGCAAATCTTTTAGCACCCATTGTCATTAATCAGGAAACGCTTCAAGGAAAACAAGTGATTTTACATCAAGAAAATTATCATACCAAACACCCCTTGCTTTTTGATGAAAAAAAGGAAGAGGTGTAG
- a CDS encoding flagellar protein FlaG, translated as MRVEGIDQNLYNIGRSSYYIDEVVKNNLEEVPQKQVSTGEDFHNHQEKEEDSALLLGEKEILNAIESINENLKNFNRCIEFSIHEKTKDIMVKVVDAISGEVIREIPPKKLKDMVANILERAGLLIDERV; from the coding sequence ATGCGTGTTGAAGGTATAGATCAAAATTTATACAACATAGGGAGGAGCTCATATTACATCGACGAAGTTGTAAAAAATAATTTAGAGGAAGTACCACAAAAACAAGTTTCTACAGGAGAGGATTTTCATAATCATCAAGAAAAAGAAGAAGATAGTGCACTTTTGCTTGGAGAAAAAGAGATTTTAAATGCTATTGAGTCTATTAATGAAAATTTAAAAAATTTTAATAGGTGCATCGAATTTTCCATACATGAAAAGACCAAGGATATTATGGTAAAAGTGGTAGATGCTATTTCTGGAGAAGTAATAAGAGAAATTCCGCCAAAAAAATTAAAAGATATGGTTGCCAATATTTTAGAAAGAGCTGGATTATTAATAGATGAAAGGGTGTAA